Within the Mastacembelus armatus chromosome 23, fMasArm1.2, whole genome shotgun sequence genome, the region ATACATGAAAACCTTGTACTTTCCTCTTTTCCCCCTTTGCTGTGTTGCTTCTCACCATTCTGCTATTATAAAAACAATGCTTACAACAGTTTGACTGAGTGGTAGAGTCTTGTTAAAAGATATGATAGTCACTCAGAGCAAAAGTGAGCTAATACATTTGCCTGAGGACATGTTGCGTGACATTCataccagcaaaaaaaaaaagaaaaagaaaagccaacATTGTTAAAGCTCCAAAATGTGCCATAATAAAACTGATACTTGGTATGTGATATGATATAATGGCATTGTTCAGGCTGATAAACAGTGGTTTACATTCTAAGGTCTTAGAACTAGAACGACAGAGCCGACCAAATTTAGGACAAAGAATGGAATCCTTTTGGCCAATTTAATTAGAGGGAGATAGATGgtaaacatactgtagctcCAAAGTATCACTGTTATATGTGCTGTGTTTGCCTTATTTCACAGGAGGATTCCATCCAGAAGATCAGAATCAACCTCCAAACTGGACCGTCGTGTCTAACCGTTCTAGTTCTACGCCTGCAGCCCGTTTGCAAACACTGACTTTGAGTGAAGCATGTGACTACGGTTGAGGAAGTGCAGGTAATGAAATCCTACCTGTGAGTAGGACCTATGCAGATCACACTACAACACAGTTCAGCCATACTGGAATGTCTGTGACTAAGCTATTGTAATTTATACTGACCTGCCTCCTGGTTATAGATGATATTTTTGCAGAGCAGGTCATTGTGGCACAGAACTACAGGGGAGCCCAGCCGAGACAAGCTCTGCTGGAGCCACATCAGCTCTTCTCGGAGGTACCGTGGGCTGGGCACCTCCATGCTCAACCTACAAGGTGCAGAGGGggatatatatatttagaagAGGTAGGAGTATTATGAGTATTAACAGAACAACAGATGAAGATAAAGTCAGTATGAGGGAGTCGGGAAGTAGAATTATAAAGAGAATTAATGTTGGACCTGGAGACATAAATTAAGAAGCAAAACACAGGGAAAGAAATGAGCCACTGATTTTAGAGCTCAACATTGCGCAATCTGGAtgactataaaaaaaacaaagtgaaaccaCAGGATCTGGGCTGCATCATGTAATATTGAATCAATTTTATTACTACTACAATGCCTAGCATGACAACATGACTACAGCAAACAAAAATTTAACATGAGCAAAGGGAGAGTGTTTCTAACCAGAACGATAAGCTCCAttaaaagaataacaaaaataaaataaacggCAATCCTCCCAGTTTTATCTCCAGAACAAAGCTCTGACTTTACGTAAGGCCTCATTACACATTATTCATAATTAGATTTTTGTCAGTTCCGTTTCCTGGGAAATTCCTGTTAAAAAGGCATGAGAAAACTTCCATGGCTGCACACATTAGTTATTGAGCCAAAACACAAAAGGCAAACAGACCAAGACTCAGACCATATCTACTCCAcctatttgtttttgactttgtgACAGAAAAACCAGAAGATATGGTAGGTGTTGCAGTTTTTCAGAAGTCACTTATCAACACCTCTCACGAGATTAAAATGTGGGTGGCCTCCATTGAGAAACAACCTCCTGTAAAAGtcaatgtttgttttgcattctgGATGCCAAAATACATTGAGATTGTTGTTATTGCTACACTGTTCAAATAAGTAGAAAGTAATAATGCCAAAGTACCCGAAGCTTAAAAGTGAACTCTGATTATTGTAACTCAGTTCAATACTGACGCTGTGTAATCGAGGGAAACTTATGTAACCTACATCTTTAGATGGATGTATGTGGAGTTAAGTAATGTACTGTGTTATAATGTCCAATAAGTTTCATGGTATGCCAGACGTCAGTAATTTGAACCTCACCTGGCATTCTGCTCAGGGTCCTCAAAGTACTTGGGGATGAGAGCAAAGTACTTGCTCATCTTCAGCCACAGGTCAGACTGGGGCACCCAACCATTATGGGCATGGATGGCATGGTACTTGGCTAGTTGTCTGGCAATGAGCCTGCAGGGTAGAATAGAACGGGAGGAGGAGAATTATAGCAGCAAGCAATAGTAAGCAACAAGGCTCCAGCCTAGCAAATCAACACAGTCTTATTTACCGTTTCTTATAGAAATCAACACAAATGTCGACATTTTGCCAAAACTTCACATTTTAAGATAAACTGATTCAATTTAATACAAATGATCTACTATGTAAATGTTAGCATTAACAGCCTTTACAGACTTTTTACATGCTCAAACTCATATTTAGCTTTCATTTCAAACTAGATTCTTTAGATCTACAGTAAGATCCCTTGACCGTGTAAAATGATTGAGTATTGGCTGCGTTTTTACCTGAAAAGAGGGGAACTGCGAATGTGTTTAGGTTCCAGAGCAGTTCCTTGCAGGAATTCATAACAAAGGCCGTTGTTGAAGGTACAGTAGAGCCGTGGAGCACATCGGTGTGCCTGCAGTACTCTGAAACTTTTGACCTCATTTTCACGGTCGACCAGTAACTCTGTTTTGTTGCCATAAATACGGACCAGCACCACATCTTCCATGACTGTGCCCACATAGCAGCCCAGCAGCTTATTGGTTATTCCATCTGTGAAGAACTGTAGATACAAAGAGTGGCAAACAGGTAGATCAGGGAAAAATCTTAATTTATCCTGTGTGTCAGCATCACAACAATGGGACCATTCACTATTgatgcaccttttttttttaaccacaccTTAGAAAAATACATTGGAAATTACAGTTACTGTATTCGCCActttttttcactgttgttttttcagtttcactactctttttttttttttttttttggtcattagtttttcagttttacttctgACTCATAGTTCTTGTGGGCAGGTGTTACAGCCAATTCTCACCAACTCTCATTTCTTTGCAGCGATCCTAACAGAGGTTCATTGGCCTATTTGCCATTAAATAACATGAGGAAGAAGAACAGAACTGACATGTCAGTGCTTTCAAGACTTGTCTTAGATTATTATTGTCGGCCACTGAATAAACTttacaaatgtcacattaagGGATTTGATTATACCTACTTGTATGTCTTGGCCTTGATCCACTGTAGGCTAATGGTGATTAACACCTTTTAGACTGTCTTGATGTCAGCTAAAGTTTGATAACATTATTCATCAGAGAGTATGAGTTTTGGCACAGCTGGTTCATGATGctaatgtttctttatttatgcAGGACAGCATGATGGAACAACACCCCCTCAGGTAAGTGGTTGTCTGAACCCTAGCAAACACTGTCTCGCTGCCTTAACAGCCTCCAGTGCTGGAGAATGAAGAAGAATGAGGGCTAGCAGAGAGAAAGACCTACACACCCATTGTCATGAGGGGTGATGGACAGGGTCCTGCTTTGCAAGAGCGGTTCAT harbors:
- the etnk1 gene encoding ethanolamine kinase 1 produces the protein MANYIHVPDEAPAVPKIDVTLDESDYRPGALKLIKELRPQWKPSEVKMKFFTDGITNKLLGCYVGTVMEDVVLVRIYGNKTELLVDRENEVKSFRVLQAHRCAPRLYCTFNNGLCYEFLQGTALEPKHIRSSPLFRLIARQLAKYHAIHAHNGWVPQSDLWLKMSKYFALIPKYFEDPEQNARLSMEVPSPRYLREELMWLQQSLSRLGSPVVLCHNDLLCKNIIYNQEAGNVKFIDYEYAGYNYQAYDIGNHFNEFAGLNEVDYNLYPERAFQLEWLRSYLEAYKEHKGQGSEVTDREVEILYVQVNRFALASHFFWGLWALIQAKFSTIDFDFLGYAVLRFNQYFKMKVEVAALTLPK